The proteins below come from a single Limosilactobacillus reuteri genomic window:
- a CDS encoding pyridoxal phosphate-dependent aminotransferase: MNFAQSKLLDTLPKQFFANLVAKVNKKISEGVDVINLGQGNPDKPTPDYIVKSTQKWVADPQTHKYSLFRGLPAFKEAAANFYSEKYGADFDPEKEVAILGGSKIGLVELPWALMNPGDTFLLPDPGYPDYLSGAALGEVNFETVPLLAENNFLPDLEAIPEEVAQRAKFFYLNYPNNPTGAVATPEFYRKLVAWAKKYHVGIISDFAYGAIGFDGQAPVSFMETPGAKDVGIEFYTFSKTFNMAGWRIAFAVGNADIIEALNLIQDHLFVSLFPALQEAAIDALTLPQRDDAIAEIVGCYEERRNAFINAAEKIGWHAFIPQGTFYAWMPVPKDYTSESFADLLLDKAGVAVAPGNGFGKHGEGYVRIGLLIEPARLTEAVERIAKLNLFS, translated from the coding sequence ATGAATTTTGCACAATCAAAATTATTAGACACTTTACCGAAACAATTTTTTGCCAATTTAGTTGCCAAGGTTAATAAAAAAATAAGTGAAGGGGTCGATGTTATTAATCTTGGTCAAGGGAATCCCGATAAGCCAACGCCAGATTATATTGTTAAGAGCACGCAAAAATGGGTAGCGGATCCGCAAACTCATAAGTATTCACTATTTCGGGGATTGCCAGCATTTAAAGAAGCAGCGGCAAACTTTTATTCTGAAAAATATGGAGCTGACTTTGACCCAGAAAAAGAAGTTGCAATTTTGGGTGGTTCCAAGATTGGGCTTGTAGAATTGCCATGGGCATTGATGAATCCCGGCGACACTTTTCTGCTTCCTGATCCTGGCTATCCAGATTACTTATCAGGAGCAGCATTAGGAGAAGTTAATTTTGAAACAGTACCATTATTAGCAGAAAATAATTTCTTGCCAGACTTAGAGGCAATTCCTGAAGAGGTGGCGCAACGTGCTAAATTCTTCTATCTTAACTATCCTAATAATCCAACGGGTGCTGTAGCTACTCCCGAGTTTTATCGAAAATTAGTTGCGTGGGCCAAAAAGTACCATGTGGGCATTATTAGTGACTTTGCCTATGGCGCAATTGGCTTTGACGGTCAAGCTCCAGTTAGCTTTATGGAAACACCAGGCGCTAAAGATGTGGGAATTGAATTTTATACCTTTTCTAAGACATTCAACATGGCAGGGTGGCGAATCGCATTTGCGGTTGGTAATGCAGATATTATTGAAGCCTTAAACTTAATTCAAGATCACCTATTCGTTAGTCTTTTTCCTGCCTTACAGGAAGCTGCTATTGATGCTTTAACGCTGCCACAACGTGATGATGCAATTGCCGAAATTGTAGGTTGTTATGAAGAAAGACGGAATGCTTTTATTAATGCGGCCGAAAAAATTGGCTGGCATGCATTTATTCCCCAGGGTACTTTCTATGCTTGGATGCCGGTTCCAAAGGATTATACCAGTGAAAGCTTTGCAGATTTGTTATTGGACAAAGCTGGCGTGGCAGTAGCACCAGGCAATGGCTTTGGCAAGCACGGTGAAGGTTATGTGCGGATTGGCCTTTTGATTGAGCCAGCACGACTGACGGAGGCCGTTGAGCGGATTGCTAAATTGAATTTATTTAGTTAA
- a CDS encoding Ppx/GppA family phosphatase, which yields MSNEQYLAILDLGSNSVRLKITKIQDNGSFETVQYEKRYVRLASNMGPEKMLKSAPVKRTIDALKEFRTICDRYRNKKLTIIAVATAAVRQAQNQLQFLEKVKQETGFEIHVISGEREAYLDYVGVNQTLPIDKGIIVDTGGASMELISVNNGEAEEAISIPIGSVSISQTYHLEDQINPADLFDAMIKIDEVLSQQLWLNRMRETKIVALGGCNRALAKVYRWQQALNPNEARPVHGLTMRSEEAFLIMRQLLETDRQTRAGIRGITKVRADVIVGGLLPLISLVRQLSINEICFSNSGLREGLLFKYLEQQINFDQLKSSL from the coding sequence ATGAGCAATGAGCAGTACCTTGCAATTCTTGATTTAGGTTCAAATTCAGTTCGGCTTAAAATAACAAAAATTCAAGATAACGGGAGCTTTGAAACGGTTCAATATGAAAAAAGATATGTTCGCCTCGCTTCTAATATGGGGCCAGAAAAAATGTTGAAGTCAGCTCCTGTAAAGCGGACTATTGATGCCCTAAAAGAATTTCGAACAATTTGTGATCGATACCGTAATAAGAAATTGACAATTATTGCGGTGGCGACTGCTGCGGTTCGTCAAGCACAAAATCAACTGCAATTTCTTGAAAAGGTCAAGCAAGAAACGGGCTTTGAAATTCATGTAATTAGTGGAGAACGAGAAGCATATCTTGACTATGTTGGTGTTAATCAGACTCTTCCAATTGATAAGGGAATAATTGTTGATACTGGAGGAGCAAGTATGGAATTAATCTCGGTGAATAATGGGGAAGCAGAAGAAGCGATTAGTATTCCGATCGGTTCAGTTAGCATTTCGCAAACCTACCATCTTGAAGATCAAATTAATCCAGCTGATTTATTTGATGCCATGATTAAAATTGATGAAGTTCTTTCTCAACAATTATGGCTAAATCGGATGCGGGAGACAAAAATTGTGGCACTCGGGGGATGTAACCGTGCATTAGCAAAGGTATATCGGTGGCAACAAGCTCTTAATCCTAATGAAGCCAGACCAGTTCATGGGCTAACAATGCGTTCAGAAGAAGCCTTTTTGATTATGCGGCAGCTATTAGAAACGGATCGCCAGACGCGGGCAGGAATCCGTGGAATTACGAAAGTGCGAGCGGATGTAATTGTTGGAGGACTTCTCCCCCTTATCTCTCTTGTCCGGCAATTGTCAATTAATGAGATTTGCTTTAGTAATAGTGGATTAAGAGAAGGTTTATTATTTAAGTACCTTGAGCAGCAAATTAATTTTGATCAATTAAAATCCTCGCTATAA
- a CDS encoding glutamate-5-semialdehyde dehydrogenase: MNQDLITIGKRAQIAANKLALMNTATKNKALLQLADDLIKNKNQIIAANQQDLVAATQMPTKFTDRLMVNSQRIADMANGLRTIADLNDPTSQIDKGWITKDGLQILQRRVPLGVIGIIFEARPNVAVDATGLTFKSGNAVILRGGKEAIQTNTALVKILRESLQSQHLPVDAVQLITDTSHAIADEMMNLTDYIDVLIPRGGQALIQRVVTTATVPVIETGAGNCHIYIDKDADLTMATNITVNAKVQRPSVCNAAEKLLIHRDIAAEFLPVIAKALMEHGVQLRGDEMACQLVSTIRPVTEEDWETEYNDLIMAVKIVDSLDDAINHINHHSTHHSESIITNNITRGRYFQQAINSACVYVNASTRFTDGGEFGFGAEIGISTQKLHARGPMGLQQLTTIKYEITGNGQVRK; the protein is encoded by the coding sequence ATGAACCAAGATTTAATTACAATTGGAAAAAGAGCCCAAATCGCTGCAAACAAACTAGCTTTAATGAACACTGCCACCAAAAATAAGGCATTGCTTCAATTGGCAGATGATTTAATCAAAAATAAAAACCAAATTATCGCTGCCAACCAACAAGACTTGGTCGCCGCTACCCAGATGCCAACTAAATTTACAGATCGTTTAATGGTCAATTCCCAACGTATCGCAGACATGGCTAATGGTCTCCGAACAATCGCCGACTTGAACGATCCCACTTCCCAAATCGATAAGGGATGGATTACCAAAGATGGGTTGCAAATCCTTCAACGGCGCGTACCATTAGGGGTAATTGGCATTATCTTTGAAGCACGACCAAACGTAGCTGTAGACGCGACCGGCCTCACATTCAAGAGTGGCAATGCAGTTATTCTACGGGGCGGAAAAGAAGCTATCCAGACTAATACTGCCTTAGTAAAAATTCTTCGTGAATCATTACAAAGTCAACATTTACCGGTCGATGCGGTTCAGCTTATTACCGACACTAGTCATGCGATTGCTGATGAAATGATGAATCTCACTGACTACATTGATGTCTTGATTCCACGAGGCGGCCAGGCCCTTATTCAGCGGGTTGTAACAACAGCTACGGTTCCAGTTATCGAAACTGGTGCGGGTAATTGCCACATTTATATTGATAAGGATGCTGACCTAACAATGGCGACCAATATTACTGTAAATGCAAAAGTACAACGGCCTTCTGTATGCAATGCCGCTGAAAAATTACTTATCCACCGCGATATTGCCGCTGAATTTCTTCCTGTTATTGCCAAAGCTTTAATGGAACATGGCGTCCAATTACGCGGTGATGAAATGGCGTGCCAATTAGTATCAACTATCCGTCCCGTTACTGAGGAAGATTGGGAGACAGAATATAATGATTTAATTATGGCCGTAAAAATTGTTGATTCCCTTGATGATGCAATTAACCATATTAATCACCATAGTACTCACCATTCAGAATCAATTATTACAAACAACATTACCCGGGGACGCTACTTCCAACAAGCCATTAATTCTGCCTGTGTTTATGTTAATGCCTCTACGCGGTTTACTGATGGGGGAGAATTTGGCTTTGGCGCTGAAATTGGTATCAGTACCCAAAAACTCCACGCCCGGGGACCAATGGGATTACAACAATTAACAACAATCAAATATGAAATTACCGGTAATGGGCAAGTTCGGAAATAA
- the proB gene encoding glutamate 5-kinase translates to MTHKIQKVVVKIGTSSLVLPNGKINLRTIDQLSFVLATLNNQGYQLILVSSGAIGVGLASLGLTDRPAEIAQQQALASIGQAALMRIYSQRFLDYQTHVAQLLLTRDVLTYPVSRQHTLNTINALLQQNVIPIVNENDPVSVDELDHYTTFSDNDELSSQVAIAIDADELIILSDIDALYDKDPHKFPDAQIIKEVPFLTTEIENVASGSSTRFGTGGMVTKLRAAATMMQAGKQMILCNGRDPKILFDIFDGHTIGTHFGK, encoded by the coding sequence ATGACTCATAAAATACAAAAAGTAGTTGTTAAGATTGGTACGAGTAGCCTTGTTCTTCCTAATGGAAAAATTAATTTACGAACAATCGACCAACTTTCATTTGTCCTTGCGACATTAAACAATCAAGGATACCAACTTATTCTTGTTTCCTCGGGAGCAATTGGCGTTGGTCTTGCAAGTTTGGGATTAACAGATCGTCCCGCCGAAATAGCACAACAGCAAGCCTTAGCATCTATCGGTCAGGCTGCTTTAATGCGAATCTATTCGCAACGATTTTTAGACTATCAAACGCACGTCGCCCAACTTCTCCTTACCCGTGATGTGCTCACTTATCCCGTCAGTCGCCAGCATACGCTTAATACAATTAATGCTTTACTTCAGCAAAATGTGATTCCAATCGTTAACGAAAATGACCCCGTGTCAGTTGATGAGCTTGATCATTACACTACTTTCAGTGACAATGATGAACTCTCTTCCCAGGTAGCTATTGCCATTGACGCTGACGAGTTAATCATTCTTTCGGATATCGATGCCCTTTATGACAAAGATCCGCATAAATTTCCTGACGCACAAATCATTAAAGAAGTTCCATTCCTAACGACGGAAATAGAGAACGTCGCAAGCGGTAGCAGCACTAGGTTTGGAACAGGAGGAATGGTAACTAAATTACGGGCAGCTGCCACAATGATGCAAGCAGGTAAACAAATGATTTTATGCAATGGTCGTGACCCTAAAATTCTTTTTGATATTTTTGATGGTCATACTATTGGTACTCATTTTGGAAAATAG
- the rimI gene encoding ribosomal protein S18-alanine N-acetyltransferase → MFEKFKEWFINTTNPTKRPILEFTRRIVMISGHQYMVRMAKEQDIQTLVEIEERIYGKAPWSYAAFRIELQRPCDRLYLVVEDDQQIVGFMGTAIDWYHYDLHITNIGITPSYQNKGIGTYLISTAKNYARHLKLHSLSLEVRVYNVSARRLYESLGFRNQHIKPRYYLDNHEDAVDMQANLLR, encoded by the coding sequence ATGTTCGAGAAGTTTAAAGAATGGTTTATCAATACGACCAATCCTACTAAACGACCGATCCTTGAATTTACACGACGAATAGTAATGATATCTGGTCATCAATACATGGTCCGGATGGCAAAGGAACAAGATATTCAAACCTTGGTAGAAATTGAAGAAAGAATCTATGGAAAAGCACCATGGAGTTATGCTGCTTTCCGCATTGAACTCCAACGGCCGTGTGATCGACTATATTTAGTTGTTGAGGATGACCAGCAGATTGTTGGCTTTATGGGAACAGCCATTGATTGGTACCATTATGATTTGCATATTACGAATATTGGCATTACACCAAGTTACCAAAATAAAGGAATTGGAACGTATCTTATTTCAACTGCCAAAAACTATGCCCGGCACTTAAAATTACATTCGCTGAGTTTAGAAGTACGAGTGTATAACGTATCAGCTCGTCGCTTATATGAAAGTTTAGGCTTTCGTAATCAGCATATTAAACCACGTTATTACTTAGATAATCACGAAGATGCCGTGGATATGCAAGCAAACTTACTTAGGTAG
- the tsaD gene encoding tRNA (adenosine(37)-N6)-threonylcarbamoyltransferase complex transferase subunit TsaD, with translation MTERTLTLAFESSCDETSVAVIENGTKILSNIVATQIDSHQRFGGVVPEVASRHHIEQITKCTNEALEQAAVGYDDLDAVAVTYGPGLVGSLLIGVTAAKAIAWAHNLPLIPVNHMAGHIYAARYVGEFKYPQMALLVSGGHTELVYMPSEHEYQIIGETRDDAAGEAYDKIGRVLGVNYPAGKTIDEWAAKGKDTFNFPRAMEKEDNYDFSFSGLKSAFINTVHNADQRGEKLDKYDLAASFQQSVIDVLAEKTMRALDDYPVKQLILAGGVAANHGLRARLDHDMKKSHPDVPMLQAPLKLCGDNAAMIGAAGYVNYKHGDRAGLDLNAVPGLMFDRIQNK, from the coding sequence ATGACAGAACGCACATTAACCTTAGCGTTTGAATCAAGCTGTGATGAAACAAGTGTTGCCGTAATTGAAAATGGAACTAAAATCCTTTCCAATATTGTTGCAACGCAAATCGATAGCCATCAACGTTTTGGTGGAGTAGTACCAGAAGTAGCTAGTCGACATCATATTGAACAAATTACCAAGTGTACAAATGAAGCTTTAGAGCAAGCGGCTGTAGGCTATGATGACCTAGATGCTGTTGCAGTAACATACGGTCCAGGATTAGTCGGGTCATTATTAATTGGTGTGACAGCAGCAAAGGCCATCGCATGGGCTCATAACCTTCCGTTAATTCCGGTTAACCACATGGCAGGTCATATCTATGCTGCACGCTATGTTGGGGAATTCAAATATCCACAAATGGCATTGTTAGTTTCCGGTGGACATACGGAATTAGTTTATATGCCATCTGAACATGAATACCAAATTATCGGTGAAACACGTGATGATGCTGCCGGTGAAGCTTATGATAAAATTGGTCGCGTGTTGGGAGTCAATTACCCGGCAGGAAAAACGATTGATGAATGGGCGGCTAAGGGTAAGGACACTTTTAATTTCCCACGAGCAATGGAAAAAGAAGATAATTATGACTTTAGCTTTAGTGGGCTGAAGAGCGCCTTCATCAATACAGTTCATAATGCAGACCAACGTGGAGAAAAATTAGATAAATATGATCTTGCAGCCAGTTTCCAACAAAGTGTCATTGACGTGCTTGCCGAAAAAACAATGCGGGCGTTAGATGATTACCCAGTAAAGCAACTGATTTTAGCTGGTGGGGTCGCTGCAAATCATGGTCTCCGTGCTCGTTTAGATCATGACATGAAGAAATCTCATCCTGATGTACCGATGCTGCAAGCACCGTTGAAATTATGTGGTGATAATGCTGCAATGATTGGGGCTGCTGGTTATGTTAACTACAAGCATGGCGACCGTGCAGGATTAGATTTGAATGCAGTACCGGGATTAATGTTCGATCGAATTCAGAATAAATAA
- the proC gene encoding pyrroline-5-carboxylate reductase: MKITIIGVGNMGSAIMKGLSRTQNFTLSAMNPVNSRVTSLAKKLGFKLVNTNSEVVNLTPDIVILTTPAPITTVVAKELAVLNDHTIFISAAAGITHEDLAKVLPNKEIVNIIPNTPVEVNAGTIGLALPTGISAEAISKVMTVLDSLGDVIKVPERQLDIIGVIGGCGPAFVDVMMDAMSDAAVKHGLDRQTAYEVIASMVKGTGTLAYDSKLAPALLRDQVTSPAGTTIKGVEALEKNGFRYAMMDAVDKANGES, from the coding sequence ATGAAAATTACAATTATTGGTGTCGGAAATATGGGAAGCGCAATTATGAAGGGATTAAGTCGTACGCAAAATTTTACCCTCAGTGCGATGAACCCTGTTAATTCACGTGTTACAAGCCTTGCTAAGAAGCTCGGGTTTAAACTCGTTAATACAAACAGTGAAGTAGTTAACCTTACACCCGATATCGTAATTTTGACTACCCCGGCCCCTATTACAACCGTAGTCGCTAAAGAATTAGCCGTCCTTAACGATCACACTATTTTTATCTCTGCCGCTGCTGGAATTACTCACGAAGACTTAGCCAAAGTGCTTCCGAATAAAGAAATTGTTAATATTATTCCCAACACACCAGTTGAAGTTAATGCCGGCACAATTGGTCTTGCCTTGCCAACCGGAATTTCTGCTGAAGCAATTTCAAAAGTAATGACTGTTTTAGATAGTCTTGGTGATGTCATCAAAGTTCCAGAACGACAACTAGATATAATTGGTGTTATCGGCGGCTGTGGCCCTGCATTTGTTGATGTGATGATGGACGCAATGAGCGATGCCGCCGTCAAGCATGGCCTCGATCGTCAAACTGCATATGAAGTTATTGCTAGTATGGTAAAAGGTACGGGGACACTAGCCTATGATAGCAAGCTTGCTCCAGCATTATTACGTGATCAAGTAACATCACCAGCAGGTACAACAATCAAAGGCGTGGAAGCATTGGAGAAAAATGGTTTCCGTTACGCCATGATGGATGCCGTTGACAAAGCAAATGGTGAATCATAA
- the tsaB gene encoding tRNA (adenosine(37)-N6)-threonylcarbamoyltransferase complex dimerization subunit type 1 TsaB translates to MKILAVDTSNHPMSVALVEDEQLLATTTLNMVRNHSIYLMPAISKLFKLVQWQPTDIDRVVVAQGPGSYTGVRIAVTTAKVLADTEKIDLIGVSSLAVLARNVVPTSSAIIVPFFDARRGNVFAGAYQWENGELVNKIEDQHLGIDVLLNQLAKLDQQVVLVGHMTDKIQAKYDQLPANVTLLPRSYSIPSTYQLALAGKMKEPVKEIDPFVPHYLRITEAEANWQKLHPGEKRKNYVREV, encoded by the coding sequence ATGAAGATTCTAGCCGTCGATACATCCAACCACCCAATGAGCGTAGCGTTGGTTGAAGATGAGCAATTGTTGGCAACGACAACCCTTAATATGGTTCGCAATCATAGTATTTATTTAATGCCGGCAATTAGTAAGTTATTTAAGTTAGTTCAGTGGCAGCCAACAGATATTGATCGGGTAGTGGTTGCACAGGGACCAGGATCTTATACAGGAGTACGAATTGCAGTTACAACCGCTAAAGTATTGGCTGATACAGAAAAGATTGACTTAATTGGCGTATCAAGTTTAGCAGTATTAGCACGTAATGTAGTTCCAACATCATCAGCAATTATTGTTCCTTTCTTTGATGCACGACGAGGAAATGTATTTGCTGGTGCTTACCAGTGGGAAAATGGCGAGTTAGTAAATAAAATAGAAGATCAACATCTAGGGATTGATGTTTTGCTTAATCAACTTGCAAAATTAGATCAACAAGTTGTTTTGGTAGGTCATATGACTGATAAAATTCAAGCCAAATATGATCAATTACCAGCTAATGTGACCCTTTTGCCACGATCTTATAGTATTCCGTCAACTTATCAATTAGCTCTTGCAGGTAAAATGAAGGAACCAGTTAAAGAGATTGACCCTTTTGTTCCGCATTATTTACGAATTACTGAAGCAGAGGCTAATTGGCAAAAACTTCATCCTGGAGAAAAAAGAAAAAATTATGTTCGAGAAGTTTAA
- a CDS encoding carbon-nitrogen family hydrolase encodes MKRKIALAQLDIQLGNPAENYQKAKQAIEEAASHHADIVVLPEMWNTGYALDQLADLADENGQKTQKFLSELALENQINIVGGSVAVRCGQSFFNTTYVYDQKGNLISSYEKVHLFGLMNEDRYLKAGQKENHFELAGVPSASFICYDLRFPEWIRTVARYGTDILYFSAEWPSKRIKQWKIMLQSRAIENQAFVVAVNRVGTDLENSFNGHSLVIDPLGQIIHDAGEVEQVSYAEIDLAQLAQVRGPIPVFKDRRPSLYH; translated from the coding sequence ATGAAACGCAAAATTGCATTAGCTCAACTTGATATTCAATTAGGAAATCCTGCCGAAAATTATCAAAAAGCTAAACAAGCAATTGAAGAAGCTGCTAGTCACCATGCAGATATCGTTGTCTTGCCGGAGATGTGGAATACTGGCTATGCCTTAGATCAATTAGCAGACTTGGCAGATGAAAACGGTCAAAAGACACAAAAATTTCTTAGTGAGTTAGCGTTAGAAAATCAAATTAACATTGTCGGTGGTTCAGTAGCGGTGAGATGTGGACAATCTTTTTTCAATACAACCTATGTTTATGATCAAAAGGGAAATCTAATTAGCAGTTACGAGAAGGTGCATTTATTTGGACTAATGAATGAAGACCGATATCTAAAAGCCGGGCAAAAAGAAAATCACTTTGAATTAGCTGGGGTTCCGAGTGCAAGTTTTATTTGTTATGATTTGCGATTCCCCGAATGGATTAGAACAGTCGCTCGTTATGGAACTGATATCTTATATTTTTCGGCAGAATGGCCAAGCAAACGGATTAAACAATGGAAAATAATGCTTCAGTCACGGGCAATTGAAAATCAAGCCTTTGTAGTCGCGGTCAATCGTGTTGGGACGGATTTAGAGAATAGCTTTAATGGTCATTCGTTAGTAATAGATCCGCTTGGGCAGATTATCCATGATGCAGGAGAAGTTGAACAAGTAAGTTATGCAGAAATTGACTTAGCGCAGTTAGCACAGGTTCGGGGGCCGATTCCGGTGTTTAAGGATCGCCGACCAAGTCTTTATCATTGA
- a CDS encoding ketopantoate reductase family protein, with translation MALKYTVLGAGAMGLRFGVLLQELAGAKVDFVDNWASQVETIKQQGGVYVSRDHENRHLVPINIYSPEEYDGDPDVFIVFAKQMTLSDLLQRSAHFFRPDHQYVFSGMNGMGHIEKINQYFPKEHVVAGTCLIGTVLNKAGDVDFIGKPGAGSINLAPQVGEPDERVKQIVEDFTTANINPHLNDNFYGTLLTKVVFNSVINTICTLFEIQMGQFIDYDGAEKLGKQLINEAFDVAERAGIQLLSTREEEWQTIKYVSEVTSPLHYPSMYQDMSKNRPTEVDYINGYIYDLGKKYNYEASTHDFLRNLVHLAENTRKFRQN, from the coding sequence ATGGCTTTGAAATATACGGTTTTAGGTGCAGGGGCAATGGGACTACGATTTGGGGTATTGCTTCAAGAATTAGCAGGTGCGAAGGTTGATTTTGTTGATAACTGGGCTTCCCAAGTTGAAACTATTAAACAACAGGGTGGGGTTTACGTTTCTCGAGACCATGAGAATCGACATCTTGTACCAATTAATATTTACTCACCAGAAGAATATGATGGTGATCCAGATGTGTTTATCGTTTTTGCCAAACAGATGACGCTTAGTGATTTGTTACAACGCAGTGCTCATTTCTTCCGTCCTGACCATCAATATGTCTTTTCCGGGATGAATGGCATGGGACATATTGAAAAAATTAACCAATATTTTCCTAAAGAACATGTCGTGGCCGGAACTTGTTTAATTGGCACGGTCCTTAATAAGGCGGGGGATGTGGATTTTATTGGTAAACCTGGTGCTGGTTCGATCAACTTAGCTCCCCAAGTCGGCGAACCAGATGAGCGGGTAAAACAAATTGTTGAGGACTTTACCACGGCGAATATTAATCCCCACCTTAATGATAATTTTTATGGTACCCTCCTAACAAAAGTAGTTTTTAATTCTGTTATTAACACGATCTGCACGCTTTTTGAGATTCAAATGGGGCAATTTATCGATTACGATGGTGCAGAAAAGCTTGGCAAACAGTTAATTAATGAAGCATTCGATGTTGCCGAACGGGCTGGTATTCAGCTCTTAAGCACTCGTGAGGAGGAGTGGCAAACGATTAAATATGTTAGTGAAGTTACCAGCCCGCTTCATTATCCATCAATGTACCAAGATATGAGTAAAAATCGACCAACAGAAGTAGATTACATTAATGGATATATTTATGATTTAGGTAAGAAGTATAACTATGAGGCATCTACTCACGACTTCTTGCGTAATTTAGTTCACCTTGCAGAAAATACTCGTAAATTCCGACAAAACTAA
- the galE gene encoding UDP-glucose 4-epimerase GalE, producing MSILVAGGAGYIGSHMVKDLIENGEDVVVADNLSTGHRDAINPKAKFYEGDIRDRQFLDKIFDNEDITAVVHFAAFSIVPESMSKPLKYFDNNTGGMITLLEAMHDHDIKYIVFSSTAATYGVPEHMPIKETDPQNPINPYGLSKLMMEEMMAWADKAYGIKFVALRYFNVAGAATDGTIGEDHGPETHLVPIILQVAQGKRDELSIFGDDYNTPDGTNVRDYVHVMDLADAHILAIKYLKEGNKSNAFNLGSSTGFSNKQMLEAAREVTGKPIPAKMAPRRPGDPDSLVAASDKARNVLGWSPKYDDVHDIIATAWKWHSTHPKGYDDRD from the coding sequence ATGTCAATTTTAGTTGCTGGTGGTGCCGGATATATCGGTTCCCATATGGTAAAAGATCTTATTGAAAATGGTGAAGATGTAGTAGTGGCTGATAACTTATCGACGGGTCACCGGGATGCGATTAATCCCAAGGCTAAGTTTTATGAGGGTGACATTCGTGATCGTCAATTCTTAGATAAGATTTTTGACAATGAAGATATTACTGCAGTTGTTCACTTTGCTGCTTTCTCAATTGTACCTGAATCAATGAGTAAGCCATTGAAGTACTTTGATAACAATACTGGCGGAATGATTACTTTGCTTGAAGCAATGCATGATCATGATATTAAGTATATTGTCTTCAGTTCAACCGCTGCTACTTATGGGGTTCCAGAACACATGCCAATTAAGGAAACGGACCCACAAAACCCAATTAACCCATATGGCTTGAGTAAGTTAATGATGGAAGAAATGATGGCTTGGGCTGATAAAGCTTACGGTATTAAGTTTGTTGCCCTTCGTTACTTTAATGTTGCCGGGGCTGCCACTGATGGTACGATCGGTGAAGATCACGGTCCAGAAACGCACTTAGTTCCAATCATTCTTCAAGTTGCGCAAGGCAAGCGTGATGAATTGAGTATCTTTGGGGATGACTACAACACACCAGATGGTACCAATGTTCGTGACTATGTCCATGTTATGGATTTAGCAGATGCTCATATTCTTGCTATTAAGTACCTTAAGGAAGGTAACAAGAGTAATGCCTTTAACCTTGGTTCATCCACTGGCTTCTCTAACAAGCAAATGCTAGAAGCAGCTCGAGAAGTTACTGGTAAACCTATTCCAGCTAAAATGGCACCACGCCGTCCAGGAGATCCAGATTCATTAGTTGCTGCTAGTGATAAGGCTCGTAATGTTCTTGGATGGAGTCCTAAGTATGATGATGTTCACGACATTATTGCAACTGCTTGGAAGTGGCATTCAACTCATCCAAAGGGTTATGATGATCGCGACTAA